In Desulfitobacterium chlororespirans DSM 11544, one DNA window encodes the following:
- a CDS encoding C39 family peptidase, producing MKVPLSYQATEYDCGPTTMMNAISFLFEREEIPPDVIKYIMLYCLDVYNDKGEIGKKGTSTMAMMFISNWLGQFGKAKNFPIEIAYLTKENVFIGQTSKIVMALQQGGVVVVRLYYGEEHYVLLTGIDNENEWIYLFDPYYREQPFEEEGIELIADAPMQMNRKVPFSYFNQESSEIYALGPKDAREAIILYNKITQKTAESTIEYFI from the coding sequence ATGAAAGTTCCGTTAAGTTATCAAGCGACTGAATACGACTGCGGGCCAACAACGATGATGAATGCCATCAGCTTTCTTTTTGAACGGGAAGAAATACCGCCCGATGTCATTAAATATATTATGCTTTATTGTCTGGATGTCTATAATGACAAGGGAGAGATCGGCAAAAAAGGAACCTCCACCATGGCCATGATGTTTATCAGCAATTGGCTGGGTCAATTCGGCAAGGCTAAAAATTTTCCCATTGAAATCGCTTATCTGACCAAGGAAAATGTTTTTATTGGCCAGACAAGTAAAATCGTTATGGCGCTTCAGCAAGGAGGCGTTGTCGTCGTACGCCTTTATTACGGAGAAGAGCACTATGTCCTTTTGACGGGTATAGATAACGAGAATGAATGGATTTATCTGTTTGATCCATACTATCGTGAACAGCCTTTTGAAGAAGAGGGTATTGAGCTCATTGCCGATGCCCCCATGCAAATGAATCGCAAGGTTCCATTTAGCTATTTTAATCAGGAAAGTTCGGAAATTTATGCGCTGGGACCTAAAGATGCCCGGGAAGCGATTATCTTATACAATAAAATCACGCAAAAAACGGCGGAAAGCACAATAGAGTACTTTATCTGA
- a CDS encoding DUF3102 domain-containing protein: MLHHLGYMQGFILFGVPDEELGQFMAGSKVETMSARELQKSLALKQRFGEDGILSIRQNRSIIMFSSLKCGGVAQLGERLLRM; this comes from the coding sequence GTGCTGCATCATTTGGGGTATATGCAGGGGTTCATCCTCTTTGGGGTCCCGGATGAGGAGTTGGGGCAATTTATGGCAGGCAGCAAGGTGGAAACCATGTCCGCTCGCGAATTGCAGAAATCATTAGCTCTTAAACAACGGTTTGGTGAAGATGGGATCTTGAGTATAAGGCAAAATAGATCTATAATAATGTTCAGTTCTCTAAAATGTGGGGGTGTAGCTCAGCTGGGAGAGCGCTTGCTTCGCATGTAA